The following proteins are co-located in the Microbacterium immunditiarum genome:
- a CDS encoding class E sortase, with the protein MDDDPPVESADAQRARAAGRRRAGRSRASAIGVIGEILITVGVVVLLYVAWQMWIGDWIFGAERNAAGQERSTQWQESYEESDLPDPLPTTEPDAGEEPPTSEPIILPQPADAEVFAVMRVPRFGPDYAVEMAGGVSRARTLDTIGIGHYPGTQMPGEPGNFAVAAHRTTWGKPFNRIADLRVGDAIVVETQEGWYTYRFRTLEYVRPNEVDVLLPVPQRPDIVQATTSYLTMTSCSPMFGLAERIVAYSVFESFTPRAAGPPASLTEGVA; encoded by the coding sequence GTGGATGACGACCCACCCGTCGAGTCGGCCGACGCACAGCGTGCACGTGCGGCCGGCCGTCGCCGTGCGGGTCGATCCCGGGCATCCGCCATCGGCGTCATCGGCGAGATCCTCATCACCGTGGGCGTTGTCGTTCTGCTGTACGTGGCGTGGCAGATGTGGATCGGCGACTGGATCTTCGGCGCTGAGCGCAACGCGGCGGGGCAGGAACGATCGACGCAGTGGCAGGAGAGCTACGAGGAATCCGACCTCCCGGATCCGCTGCCGACCACAGAGCCGGATGCCGGTGAGGAACCTCCGACCTCCGAACCGATCATCCTTCCGCAACCCGCCGACGCCGAGGTCTTCGCCGTCATGCGTGTACCCCGCTTCGGACCGGACTACGCCGTCGAGATGGCGGGCGGCGTCTCCCGTGCCCGGACGCTCGACACGATCGGCATCGGCCACTACCCCGGTACCCAGATGCCGGGCGAGCCCGGGAACTTCGCGGTGGCGGCGCACCGTACGACGTGGGGCAAGCCGTTCAACCGCATCGCCGACCTGCGCGTCGGTGACGCGATCGTCGTCGAGACGCAGGAGGGCTGGTACACCTACCGCTTCCGCACGCTCGAGTACGTGAGGCCGAACGAGGTCGACGTGTTGCTGCCGGTGCCCCAGCGACCCGACATCGTGCAGGCGACGACCTCGTACCTGACCATGACGAGCTGCAGCCCCATGTTCGGACTCGCCGAGCGGATCGTGGCGTACAGCGTGTTCGAGTCGTTCACGCCGCGTGCCGCCGGCCCGCCCGCCTCGCTCACCGAAGGAGTGGCCTGA
- a CDS encoding YbaK/EbsC family protein has product MRAAASALGLDVEFRERPVARSLPEAAEILGIAPAGIVKTLVVKRSDDTYLFALVPGDRAISWPKLRSVVGVNRLQLPDPERALEATGYERGTIVPLGSTHAWPVYADERITGQRIAMGAGAHGYSMFVDADALIEALDATVADISQVAGEPAA; this is encoded by the coding sequence GTGCGGGCTGCGGCATCCGCTCTCGGCCTCGATGTCGAGTTCCGCGAGCGTCCCGTTGCACGAAGCCTGCCCGAAGCGGCCGAGATCCTGGGCATCGCTCCGGCGGGCATCGTGAAGACGCTCGTGGTCAAGCGCAGCGATGACACGTACTTGTTCGCGCTGGTGCCCGGCGACCGTGCGATCTCGTGGCCCAAGCTGCGGTCAGTCGTCGGCGTCAATCGCCTGCAGCTTCCCGATCCGGAGCGGGCGCTCGAGGCCACGGGGTACGAGCGGGGCACGATCGTCCCGCTCGGCAGCACCCACGCGTGGCCGGTCTACGCCGACGAGCGGATCACCGGGCAGCGCATCGCGATGGGTGCGGGCGCGCACGGCTACAGCATGTTCGTCGACGCCGACGCGCTCATCGAGGCGCTCGACGCGACCGTCGCCGACATCTCGCAGGTCGCCGGTGAGCCGGCGGCTTAG
- a CDS encoding DUF3566 domain-containing protein: MTTVADKLARKSSHKTTAKQVRLRLVYIDFWSAVKLSFLAAVAIAIVTVVAFFLMFLVVQTTGLISTVDEFFQSLSDGGVSLTNFIGLPQVMAFASIVAILNLVVVTVMGAVIAAIYNLAVKITGGLLVGFTSN; the protein is encoded by the coding sequence ATGACCACTGTCGCCGACAAGCTCGCACGCAAGTCCAGCCACAAGACGACCGCCAAGCAGGTGCGCCTGCGCCTGGTCTACATCGACTTCTGGTCGGCGGTGAAGCTCTCCTTCCTCGCCGCGGTCGCCATCGCGATCGTCACGGTCGTCGCGTTCTTCCTGATGTTCCTCGTCGTCCAGACGACGGGTCTCATCTCGACGGTGGACGAGTTCTTCCAGAGCCTGTCCGACGGCGGAGTGTCGCTCACGAACTTCATCGGACTGCCGCAGGTCATGGCGTTCGCCTCGATCGTCGCGATCCTGAACCTCGTCGTCGTGACGGTGATGGGCGCCGTGATCGCGGCCATCTACAACCTCGCCGTGAAGATCACGGGCGGCCTGCTCGTCGGCTTCACGTCGAACTGA
- a CDS encoding serine/threonine-protein kinase, which yields MRPTQGVTFGGRYELDSRIAIGGMGEVWEATDHVIGRTVAIKILKDEYMGDPGFLERFRAEARHAALVNHEGIASVFDYGEENGSAFLVMELVPGEALSTILERDGSLSTDKTLDIVAQTSAALQAAHAAGLVHRDIKPGNLLITPDGRVKITDFGIARIADQVPLTATGQVMGTVQYLSPEQASGHPASPATDIYSLGIVAYECLAGKRPFTGESQVAIAMAQINEQPPPLPPTVAVPVQNFVMAMIAKKPEDRPASAAAVARAATALRRGDVAAAAAAVPAIAGAAAAAGSDDVTMLLTPGGDPGSTQLLTSPAPVPVEGEEEPQKKKRSPWTWPLIALIVLLLLVLGGTIWALFANQGGDPEPTPSSPTPTRTEPTPTPTETEDTRVNIDALALVGVNCDDALVKATEAGLRPTRAAGSAAPTGAQINTVEATDPAGGNVDQGSALSVICFGDQTSIPSPGAGPTINDGAQPVQGTTVPVAWQTASCPAGTGSLSSFTVTITGATFVQGGSTSRDFGPSELSADVVVVNQPNAPVTATYVYTCSGGTGGEQRSSAPSPVTSTTTLPTPDEGGEPDPEPTDG from the coding sequence ATGAGACCGACGCAGGGTGTGACCTTCGGCGGCCGTTACGAGCTGGATTCTCGGATCGCCATCGGCGGGATGGGCGAGGTGTGGGAGGCGACCGACCACGTCATCGGCCGCACCGTCGCCATCAAGATCCTCAAAGACGAGTACATGGGCGACCCGGGCTTCCTGGAGCGCTTCCGCGCCGAGGCTCGGCACGCCGCGCTCGTCAATCACGAGGGCATCGCGAGCGTGTTCGACTACGGCGAGGAGAACGGCTCGGCGTTCCTCGTGATGGAGCTCGTCCCGGGCGAGGCGCTCTCGACGATCCTCGAGCGCGACGGATCGCTGTCGACCGACAAGACGCTCGACATCGTCGCCCAGACCTCCGCCGCGCTGCAGGCCGCGCACGCGGCGGGCCTCGTGCACCGCGACATCAAGCCCGGCAACCTCCTCATCACGCCCGACGGGCGCGTCAAGATCACCGACTTCGGCATCGCGCGCATCGCCGACCAGGTGCCGCTCACGGCGACCGGCCAGGTGATGGGCACGGTGCAGTACCTCTCGCCGGAGCAGGCGTCGGGGCATCCGGCGTCGCCCGCCACCGACATCTACTCGCTGGGCATCGTCGCGTACGAATGCCTGGCCGGAAAGCGTCCGTTCACGGGCGAGTCCCAAGTGGCGATCGCGATGGCGCAGATCAACGAGCAGCCTCCGCCGCTGCCGCCGACGGTCGCGGTACCGGTGCAGAACTTCGTGATGGCGATGATCGCGAAGAAGCCCGAAGACCGCCCGGCCTCGGCCGCTGCGGTCGCGCGCGCGGCGACAGCGCTCCGCCGCGGAGACGTCGCGGCCGCGGCCGCCGCCGTTCCGGCGATCGCCGGAGCCGCCGCAGCCGCGGGCTCTGACGACGTCACGATGCTGCTGACCCCCGGAGGGGATCCCGGTTCGACGCAGCTGCTGACCTCCCCCGCACCCGTACCCGTCGAGGGCGAAGAGGAGCCGCAGAAGAAGAAGCGAAGCCCGTGGACGTGGCCGCTCATCGCGCTCATCGTCCTGTTGCTGCTCGTGCTCGGCGGCACGATCTGGGCGCTGTTCGCCAACCAGGGCGGCGACCCCGAGCCGACTCCGTCGTCACCGACGCCCACGCGGACGGAGCCGACACCGACGCCGACCGAGACCGAAGACACGCGCGTCAACATCGACGCGCTCGCCCTCGTCGGAGTGAACTGCGACGACGCGCTGGTCAAGGCGACCGAGGCGGGCCTCCGCCCCACTCGTGCGGCGGGCTCTGCGGCGCCGACCGGCGCGCAGATCAACACCGTCGAGGCGACCGACCCCGCGGGCGGCAACGTCGACCAGGGGTCGGCGCTCAGCGTGATCTGCTTCGGCGACCAGACGAGCATCCCCTCCCCGGGGGCCGGCCCGACGATCAACGACGGCGCGCAGCCCGTGCAGGGCACGACGGTACCCGTCGCATGGCAGACCGCGTCGTGCCCCGCCGGCACGGGCAGCCTGAGCAGCTTCACCGTGACGATCACGGGCGCCACCTTCGTGCAGGGCGGCTCGACGTCGCGCGACTTCGGTCCGAGCGAGCTCAGCGCCGACGTCGTCGTCGTGAACCAGCCGAACGCACCGGTGACCGCGACGTACGTGTACACGTGCAGCGGCGGCACGGGCGGCGAGCAGCGGTCGTCCGCGCCCTCGCCGGTCACGAGCACGACCACCCTTCCGACGCCGGATGAGGGCGGCGAACCCGACCCCGAGCCGACCGACGGCTGA
- a CDS encoding NUDIX domain-containing protein: MDLRVAAYAVITDDAERVLLAHWNDSNHAAWTLPGGGLDPGEDPADAVLREVLEETGYSVRVDALLGIHSRVIPAARRVSEGAHRPLHALRVVYRATIVAGDLTFEVDGSTDRAEWFTVHGVRGLKRVELVDIALGMAGLS, encoded by the coding sequence GTGGACCTGCGTGTCGCCGCCTACGCGGTCATCACCGACGACGCCGAGCGAGTGCTGCTCGCGCACTGGAACGACTCGAACCACGCGGCGTGGACACTCCCCGGCGGTGGTCTCGATCCCGGTGAGGATCCGGCGGACGCGGTCCTGCGCGAAGTGCTCGAAGAGACGGGCTACTCCGTGCGCGTCGACGCGCTGCTCGGCATCCACTCGCGGGTGATCCCCGCGGCGCGGCGCGTCTCCGAAGGCGCACATCGGCCCCTGCACGCCCTGCGGGTCGTCTATCGCGCGACGATCGTGGCCGGCGACCTGACGTTCGAGGTCGACGGATCGACGGATCGCGCCGAGTGGTTCACGGTCCACGGCGTTCGGGGGCTCAAGCGGGTAGAGCTCGTCGACATCGCCCTCGGGATGGCGGGACTGAGCTAA
- a CDS encoding DNA helicase produces the protein MSKSRKRKKELRRLQNQANNLWESQQVLLAEAASVAKEAGRQLGSYSREELVPTVKQKYDRYAAPYVDKGMKLSKTVLTDKVVPTAGAVVGAGLSVWDAANDTRARLAAGRGFGGLDAKKYAKKADAYGKSATKALAAKFAAEPPKKKSGLGASGIIAILIGLVAAVGVFYAAWQTLRADDELWVADDPLRAPDA, from the coding sequence GTGAGCAAGAGCCGCAAGCGCAAGAAGGAACTCCGCAGACTCCAGAACCAGGCGAACAACCTGTGGGAGTCGCAGCAGGTGCTGTTGGCCGAGGCGGCCTCCGTGGCGAAGGAAGCCGGCCGCCAGCTCGGCAGCTACAGCCGCGAGGAGCTCGTTCCGACGGTGAAGCAGAAGTACGACCGCTACGCCGCCCCGTATGTCGACAAGGGCATGAAGCTCTCGAAGACTGTGCTGACAGACAAGGTCGTCCCCACCGCCGGCGCCGTCGTCGGTGCCGGACTCTCGGTGTGGGATGCCGCCAATGACACGCGCGCACGCCTTGCGGCGGGTCGCGGCTTCGGCGGACTCGACGCCAAGAAGTACGCCAAGAAGGCGGATGCGTACGGCAAGAGCGCGACGAAGGCGCTCGCCGCGAAGTTCGCGGCGGAGCCGCCCAAGAAGAAGAGCGGCCTCGGCGCGAGCGGGATCATCGCGATCCTCATCGGGCTCGTCGCGGCCGTGGGCGTGTTCTACGCCGCCTGGCAGACGCTCCGCGCCGACGACGAGCTCTGGGTCGCGGACGACCCGCTGCGCGCTCCCGACGCGTGA
- the pknB gene encoding Stk1 family PASTA domain-containing Ser/Thr kinase has protein sequence MIAETRVLSGRYRVDEQIGRGGMATVYRGYDLTLGRQVAIKVLDRELAGDNTFRTRFRLEAQAASRMAHPTIVRVFDAGEDSETAPDGSIRSVPYIVMELVAGSLLKDIIAQGPVPVADAVRYVDGILEALEYSHRAGVVHRDIKPGNVMVTPAGQVKVMDFGIARAVSDSSSTVAETTQILGTAAYFSPEQAKGEPVDARADLYSTGVVLYELLTGRPPFRGESPVAVAYQHVSEAPTTPSEVNDTVPRALDAVVLRALAKDPFQRFQDAATFREALDATIGGRNPSRRQVGALTSELYGPNPRQAAETARSLRQLSTDSTMKRTQAGPPVAWIWAGVAVLAVLLISVLFWVLTIRPGGDVPASARIVPDVTGMTYERATVELSDEDLIARRIDEPSTDVAEGIVIRTDPEAEVSVNVGQEIRVYVSSGQETTTVPVLEGLGRDAASDALTAAGLALGTVTTRNDPDLAEGMVISSDPATGAEVAKGSSVNLVVASGRVTILDYRGYTVEAARTALEAPDIRLTVETLEDPTCPASDPPIVSQQSLAPGDVPVHSTITLQYCTGAEGGDSEG, from the coding sequence GTGATTGCTGAGACGCGCGTGCTTTCGGGGCGCTACCGCGTCGATGAGCAGATCGGTCGAGGCGGAATGGCGACCGTGTACCGCGGCTACGACCTGACGCTCGGCCGCCAGGTCGCGATCAAGGTCCTCGATCGCGAGCTCGCGGGCGACAACACGTTCCGCACGCGGTTCCGTCTCGAGGCGCAGGCTGCCTCGCGCATGGCGCACCCCACGATCGTGCGCGTCTTCGACGCCGGCGAGGATTCCGAGACGGCGCCCGACGGCAGCATCCGCTCCGTCCCCTACATCGTGATGGAGCTCGTCGCCGGGTCGCTGCTGAAAGACATCATCGCGCAGGGTCCGGTGCCGGTGGCCGACGCCGTGCGCTACGTGGACGGGATCCTCGAAGCACTCGAGTACTCGCACCGGGCGGGCGTCGTCCACCGCGACATCAAGCCCGGCAACGTCATGGTGACCCCCGCCGGCCAGGTCAAGGTGATGGACTTCGGCATCGCACGCGCGGTGTCCGACAGCTCGTCGACCGTCGCCGAGACCACCCAGATCCTCGGCACCGCCGCGTATTTCTCGCCCGAGCAGGCCAAGGGCGAGCCCGTCGACGCACGCGCCGACCTCTACTCGACGGGCGTCGTGCTGTACGAGCTGCTCACGGGGCGCCCCCCCTTCCGCGGCGAGAGCCCGGTGGCGGTCGCGTACCAGCACGTGAGCGAGGCACCGACGACGCCGTCCGAGGTCAACGACACCGTGCCGCGCGCGCTCGACGCCGTCGTGCTTCGCGCGCTCGCGAAGGATCCCTTCCAGCGCTTTCAGGATGCGGCGACGTTCCGCGAGGCGCTCGACGCGACGATCGGCGGGCGGAATCCGTCGCGCCGTCAGGTCGGCGCGCTCACGAGCGAGCTGTACGGCCCCAACCCGCGGCAGGCCGCCGAGACGGCACGCTCGCTCCGACAGCTGAGCACCGACTCGACGATGAAGCGCACACAGGCCGGACCCCCGGTCGCGTGGATCTGGGCGGGCGTCGCCGTCCTCGCGGTGCTGCTCATCTCGGTGCTCTTCTGGGTGCTCACGATCCGCCCGGGAGGCGACGTGCCGGCGTCGGCCCGCATCGTGCCCGACGTGACCGGCATGACATACGAGCGCGCCACTGTCGAACTGAGTGACGAAGACCTGATCGCGCGACGAATCGACGAGCCGAGCACCGACGTCGCCGAAGGCATCGTCATCCGGACGGATCCCGAGGCCGAAGTCTCGGTCAACGTCGGCCAGGAGATTCGCGTCTACGTGTCGAGCGGCCAGGAGACCACGACCGTGCCCGTGCTCGAGGGGCTCGGGCGCGACGCCGCGAGCGACGCGCTCACCGCCGCCGGCCTCGCGCTCGGCACTGTCACGACCCGGAACGATCCCGACCTCGCCGAGGGGATGGTGATCTCGTCCGATCCCGCGACCGGCGCCGAGGTGGCGAAGGGCTCGTCTGTGAACCTCGTCGTCGCATCCGGCCGCGTCACGATCCTCGACTACCGCGGCTACACCGTCGAAGCCGCCCGCACGGCGCTCGAGGCGCCCGACATCAGGCTCACGGTCGAGACGCTGGAGGATCCGACGTGTCCCGCGTCCGATCCGCCGATCGTGTCGCAGCAGTCCCTCGCCCCGGGGGACGTGCCGGTGCATTCGACGATCACCCTCCAGTACTGCACGGGAGCCGAGGGCGGCGACTCAGAAGGGTAG
- a CDS encoding rhomboid family intramembrane serine protease codes for MTSAEPRRNSDDYCYRHPDRQSFVLCQRCLRTICPECQTPAPVGVICPECLREQQGARSPAQRKAERRWATARPVAAPVDTRPLVTYAIIAITAVAYIVTLIPGLNAETWLAFNSAFVLPASGVPFQPWRLLTVLLVHDGFWHVGLNMLALWMIGRSLEPLVGRWRFLALYLISGLGGSVAVALLAPFTWVVGASGAVFGLFGALLVIGRHIGANMRGIAIIIGINLALPFVFALIGAIGSGSFAMALSAIRISWQAHLGGLIAGALVGFIYARTRQLRQRPLQIGLLVGLTVVLLALLVIPAVFSL; via the coding sequence GTGACATCTGCTGAGCCTCGCCGCAACAGCGACGACTACTGCTACCGGCACCCCGATCGGCAGAGCTTCGTGCTGTGCCAGCGATGCCTGCGCACGATCTGCCCCGAGTGCCAGACCCCCGCGCCGGTGGGCGTGATCTGCCCCGAGTGCCTTCGTGAGCAGCAGGGTGCGCGCAGTCCCGCGCAGCGCAAGGCGGAGCGTCGCTGGGCGACGGCTCGTCCCGTGGCGGCGCCGGTCGACACACGGCCGCTCGTGACCTACGCGATCATCGCGATCACGGCTGTCGCGTACATCGTGACCCTCATCCCGGGACTCAACGCCGAGACATGGCTCGCGTTCAACAGCGCGTTCGTGCTCCCCGCGAGCGGTGTGCCCTTCCAGCCGTGGCGTCTGCTCACGGTTCTGCTCGTCCACGACGGGTTCTGGCACGTCGGGCTCAACATGCTCGCGCTGTGGATGATCGGCCGAAGCCTCGAGCCGCTCGTCGGCCGATGGCGCTTCCTCGCGCTCTACCTCATCAGCGGTCTGGGCGGATCGGTCGCCGTCGCGCTTCTCGCCCCGTTCACGTGGGTGGTCGGGGCATCCGGAGCCGTCTTCGGCCTGTTCGGCGCGCTGCTCGTGATCGGCCGACACATCGGCGCGAACATGCGGGGCATCGCGATCATCATCGGCATCAACCTCGCGCTCCCCTTCGTCTTCGCGCTCATCGGGGCGATCGGCAGCGGGTCGTTCGCGATGGCGCTGAGCGCGATCCGCATCTCGTGGCAGGCGCACCTCGGCGGCCTGATCGCCGGTGCGCTCGTCGGGTTCATCTACGCCCGCACCCGCCAGCTGCGGCAGCGCCCGCTGCAGATCGGACTGCTCGTCGGCCTCACCGTGGTGCTGCTCGCACTGCTCGTGATCCCGGCCGTCTTCTCCCTCTGA
- a CDS encoding glutamine amidotransferase-related protein: protein MTEDPRRERVLVVDNHDSFVHTLVGYLHELGAETDLIEADAVRPGDAGDAIDGYRAVLVSPGPGTPARAGASIAVVREAASREVPLLGVCLGHQAIGEAFGARVDHAPEPMHGMTSLVHHGGNPLYGGLPDPFVATRYHSLAIVPETLPDELEVTSSTDSGVIMGVRHREAPIEGVQFHPESVLTEGGYRLLGNWLASVGFPDAAARGAALHPRR from the coding sequence ATGACCGAGGATCCGCGGCGCGAGCGTGTGCTCGTCGTCGACAACCACGACAGCTTCGTCCACACCCTCGTGGGCTACCTGCACGAACTCGGCGCTGAGACCGACCTCATCGAGGCCGACGCCGTGCGCCCCGGCGACGCCGGCGACGCGATCGACGGGTACCGCGCGGTGCTCGTCTCGCCCGGGCCCGGCACGCCCGCCCGAGCAGGCGCCTCGATCGCCGTCGTGCGCGAGGCTGCTTCGCGAGAGGTGCCCCTGCTCGGCGTGTGCCTCGGGCATCAGGCGATCGGCGAGGCGTTCGGCGCGCGTGTCGATCACGCTCCGGAGCCCATGCACGGCATGACGTCGCTCGTGCACCACGGCGGCAACCCGCTGTATGGCGGACTCCCCGACCCCTTCGTCGCGACGCGCTATCACTCGCTCGCGATCGTGCCCGAGACCCTTCCCGATGAGCTCGAGGTCACGAGCAGCACCGACAGCGGGGTCATCATGGGCGTGCGCCACCGCGAGGCCCCGATCGAGGGTGTGCAGTTCCATCCCGAGAGCGTGCTCACCGAGGGCGGGTACCGGCTGCTCGGTAATTGGCTGGCTTCCGTCGGATTCCCGGATGCCGCCGCGCGCGGCGCCGCGCTGCATCCGCGTCGCTGA
- a CDS encoding peptidylprolyl isomerase yields MPQHTAVATIHTNHGDIVVNLFGDHAPRTVQNFIGLADGSQEWTHPATGQKGEGPLYQDVIFHRIIPGFMIQGGDPLGQGVGGPGYTFNDEIHPELTFQKPYLLAMANAGLRRNAITGAVEGTNGSQFFITTDPTPWLQGKHTIFGEVADDDSRSVVDDIGRVPTAAGDRPVEPVVISSIDVVAV; encoded by the coding sequence ATGCCTCAGCACACCGCCGTCGCCACGATCCACACCAACCACGGCGACATCGTCGTCAACCTTTTCGGGGACCACGCGCCCCGCACCGTGCAGAACTTCATCGGTCTCGCCGACGGATCGCAGGAGTGGACGCACCCCGCTACGGGGCAGAAGGGCGAGGGCCCGCTCTACCAGGACGTGATCTTCCACCGCATCATCCCCGGCTTCATGATCCAGGGCGGCGATCCGCTCGGCCAGGGCGTCGGCGGTCCCGGCTACACGTTCAACGACGAGATCCACCCCGAGCTCACGTTCCAGAAGCCATACCTCCTCGCGATGGCGAACGCCGGCCTGCGCCGCAACGCCATCACCGGAGCGGTCGAGGGCACGAACGGCTCGCAGTTCTTCATCACGACCGATCCGACGCCGTGGCTGCAGGGCAAGCACACGATCTTCGGCGAGGTCGCCGACGACGACTCGCGCTCGGTGGTCGACGACATCGGTCGCGTGCCCACCGCCGCGGGCGACCGCCCGGTCGAGCCGGTCGTCATCTCGTCGATCGACGTCGTCGCGGTCTGA
- a CDS encoding DUF6186 family protein, whose translation MITSLVVFAACAIALIVSGWSARRSDPDATVTELFDLMMTDRTVRLAIIVCWWWLGWHFLVGQTVDPGFGD comes from the coding sequence GTGATCACGAGCCTCGTCGTCTTCGCCGCGTGCGCAATCGCGCTCATCGTGAGCGGCTGGTCGGCGCGACGATCCGACCCTGATGCGACCGTCACCGAGCTCTTCGACCTCATGATGACCGACCGCACGGTGCGTCTGGCGATCATCGTGTGCTGGTGGTGGCTCGGCTGGCACTTCCTCGTCGGCCAGACCGTCGACCCCGGCTTCGGCGACTGA
- a CDS encoding cell division protein CrgA: MARAGKDDDALVERGEGDAAPNPVWFKPIMIGLMLIGLVWVLVFYLSGNNYPIPGIEGWNLVIGFGIAFIGFLMTTRWR, translated from the coding sequence ATGGCACGTGCAGGCAAAGACGACGACGCCCTCGTCGAACGCGGCGAAGGCGACGCCGCCCCCAACCCCGTATGGTTCAAGCCCATCATGATCGGGCTCATGCTCATCGGACTCGTATGGGTGCTGGTCTTCTACCTGAGCGGCAACAACTACCCGATCCCCGGCATCGAGGGCTGGAACCTCGTGATCGGATTCGGCATCGCCTTCATCGGCTTCCTCATGACCACCCGCTGGCGCTAG